Genomic segment of Sphingopyxis sp. QXT-31:
CGAGGCGAGCGCCGCTTATGGCAGCCGCGACGGCTTGGATTTCTCTGCGTCGGCTGGCGGCGAGTTGGGGCGCGGACAAGTCGCCATCGACGGCCGCTACAGCCGCGGCGACGGTTTCATTCCGGTGGCGGAAGCCCAGCGCGGCCTCGTCGACCGCCCCGCGCCTTACGAACAGGGCGGGCTCGGCGTGCGGCTGCGCTTCGACGCGGGCGCCGACAGCCGCGTCGAGGCAAGCCTGCGGGGCTTCGCCGACCGCCGCGACCGCGGCACCGACTTCACCGCCAGCAAGACCGACGGCATCGACGCCAGCCTGCGCTTCGTCCACGATCCGGTCGGCGCGACGCAGTGGCTCGCGCTCGCCTATGTTCAGGTGCGCGATTTCGAGAGCGGTTTCGCGAGCGTCGCGGCGGGACGGAACAGCGTCGCGCCCGCGCTCTTCCAGCGCGTCCCGGCCACCGGGCTCGGCGCGCGCTTCGAGCTGCGTCCCGCGATCGGCGGAACCAACCCGCTGCGCGTCGGCGCGGACTGGCGCCGTACGACGGGCCGGACCGAGGAGGATTTTTTCTTCAGCGGTACCATCCCCGGCCGCCACCGCATCGCGGGGGGCAGCAGCGACACCGTCGGCGCCTTCGCGGAATGGACCGCGGGCGACGCCGACAACGGCCTGCTCTGGACGCTGAGCGGGCGCATCGACCATTGGTGGCTGGGCGCCGGCTATCGCCTCGAACGCAATATCGGCGGCACGACGATCACCGACCTGAACTTCAACGCACGCCAGGGCTGGGAAGGCAGTGGGCGCGCCGGCCTGCGCTGGACCTCGGACGCGCTGTCGCTTCGCGCCGCGGCCTATCGCGGCTGGCGCCTCCCGACGCTCAACGAACTCTACCGCCCCTTCCGCGTCGGCGCCGAGGTGACCATGGCGAACGAGATGCTCGAACCCGAACGCCTGTGGGGCGGCGAGGTCGGGATCGACTGGACCCAGGGCGGCACCAAGCTGTCGGCGACGCTGTTCGCCAACCATCTGTCGAACGCCATCGCCAATGTGACGCTCGCGCCCAACCTCAACCAGCGGCAGAATCTCGATGCGATCGACAGCAAGGGCATCGAATTTGCCGCCGAACAGCGGATCGGCCCCGCGACGCTCCGCGCGACTTATGCCTTCACCGACGCCGAGGTCGACGCGAAGGGCGCCGCCGCGGCGCTCGACGGCCGGAAGCCCGCGCAGATCGCGAAGCACGGCGGCAGCTTGAGTTTGCGCGGTAACGGCAGCGGACCGCTCGATGGCTTTGCGACACTGCGCTACATCGGCAAGCAGAATGAGGACGACCTCGGCCTGCTCGTGCTGGACGACGCACTGACGCTCGACGCCGGGCTGTCTTGGCGCATCTCGGATGCGATCAGGATCGAGGCGCGCGGCGAAAATCTGTTCGACGAGCTGGTCCCGGCGGCGATTTCCTCGGCAGGCATCGTCGAACGCGCGACGCCCCGTACTTTGTGGGTGGGCTTGCGGGCGACTTTCTAGGGTCAGGGAACGGCGGGTATGGCGCGTTAGCGGACATAAAGATCCTCCCCGCTTGCGGGGAGGGGGACCGCCCGCGAAGCGGGTGGTGGAGGGGGGCCTCGGCCTGAGGCGCCGCTCAAGGACGCCAACCCCCTCCGTCAGCGCTTCGCGCCGCCACCTCCCCACAAGTGGGGAGGATCGTCTTGTTCCCGCGCCAAAGCCGCCTCGTCTTCATATCGGCACAGAAATCCTATCGGCATCGGCATTGCGCCGCGATACCGCGCTGTCTAGGTTCGCCGCGCCGGGGCTGCGCGTGGGGAATGGAATTGATGGCCGCCAAGAAACTCAACCTCGACAACTTCCTGCCCTATCGGCTCTCGATCGCGTCGAACGCGCTGTCGGAGCGGATCGCGGCCGAATATCAGAACCGCTTCGGGCTCAAGATCCCCGAATGGCGGCTGATGGCGATCCTCGGCGAGGGCAAGCCCAAGACCCAGCGCGAGCTGGTCGAGGCGACGCGGATGGACAAGGTCACGGTCAATCGCGCCGCCAAGGCGCTCGCTGACCGCCAGCTCATCGCGCGCCAGGCGCATGAGGCCGACGGGCGCTCGCACCATCTCGAGCTCACCGCGACGGGCCGCGAACTCTACGATGCGATCGTCCCCGCCGCGCTCGCCAGCGAGGCGCGGCTGGAGACCAATATCACCGCTGCCGAGCGCGCGACGCTGCTCGCGATCCTCGCCAAGCTAACCGCCGCCGCCGAAGATTATGGCTGATCCGGCCTATCGCGCGGCGGAGGAGGGAGCGCTGCGCATCGAGCCGCTCGGCGAGCTCGCCGCGATCTTCGACCGCCGCTCGCAACAGACGCATCTCGTCACCCAGCCGATGCCCGAAATCCTCGCTGCGCTCGCCGGGGGGCCGTGCGACGCCGAGGGGCTCGCGGCGCGGCTCGCCGACAGCTTCGATCTCGACGGCGCGGGCGATGCCGCCGCGATCCTGAGCGAGCGGCTCAAGGAACTCGCGGCAATGGGGCTGGTGGAGCCCGCGTGAGGCACAGCATCCGCATCGCAGTCGGCCCGGTGCAGTTCCGCATCGGCAGCGACTGGGGCCAGCCCATCGCTGCGCTCGAGCGCCTCTACGCGGGCTATCCGCAGGACGATGGCCGTCCCGCCGACGCCACCGTGCGGCTCTACGCCAACCGTCCCTGGCGTCGCTGGCTGCGCCCGTCGGTGCATATCGGCGGCGATTATATCGTCCCCGATGCGCTGCCGCTGCCACTCTCGATGGGACTGCTCGCCGCCGAGATGGGGATGAACCTGCAGGTCGCGCTCGGCTGGCGGCGGCATTTGCTGCTTCATGCCAGCGCGGTCGCGAGGGAAGGGCGCAGCATCATAATGTCGGGCGCCTCGGGGTCGGGCAAGTCGACGCTCGCCGCGCTGCTCGGTGAGGCCGGCTGGCGGCTGATGGGCGACGAATTCACGCTGATCGATCCCGCCAGTGGCGACGCACTCGCCTTCCCGCGCGCGATAAGCCTCAAGAATGAGGCGATCGCCGAGGTCGAAGCCCGCGTCGAGCCGGCACGCCTCGGGCCGCTACTCGCAGGCACGCCGAAGGGCGATATTCGCCATCTGATTCCGCGTGCCGATGCGGTCGCGGCAATGCACGAACCCGTCCGCCCCGCGTTTCTGCTCTTTCCGCAATTCGGCGGCGCGCCCGCGATCGAGCGGATCGGCGAGGGCGAGGCCTTCGTCCGGCTGACCGAGGCCTCGACCAACTATATCGCGCTGGGCGAGGCGGGCTTTGCTGCGCTGACCCGGCTGGTGCGCGAGACCCCCGCCTTCACCATCGCCTATCCCGACAGCGCGACGGGGATGGCGCTGGTCGAGCAGCTCTACGTCGAGGCGCCGCGATGAGCGCGATCCACACCCTCGTCGACCTGCTCGCCGGCCGCCGCGACGCCGCCGACCTCGCTCCCCGCGACT
This window contains:
- a CDS encoding TonB-dependent receptor, producing MIRLLTGAALLAMPAAAMAQDVQADPLAAEDDGGCCSFTFPRPSTEEIVVRGSGVLRPADSDTVQTSSLIAYPEQGLGARIENRLRDEAGIVQFRRSDGRSAHPTSQGVTLRGLGGNASARALVTLDGVPQADPFGGWVAWSAYDAINLGGILVTRGGGSGTDGPGALAGTIGLHSSMTDGVEASAAYGSRDGLDFSASAGGELGRGQVAIDGRYSRGDGFIPVAEAQRGLVDRPAPYEQGGLGVRLRFDAGADSRVEASLRGFADRRDRGTDFTASKTDGIDASLRFVHDPVGATQWLALAYVQVRDFESGFASVAAGRNSVAPALFQRVPATGLGARFELRPAIGGTNPLRVGADWRRTTGRTEEDFFFSGTIPGRHRIAGGSSDTVGAFAEWTAGDADNGLLWTLSGRIDHWWLGAGYRLERNIGGTTITDLNFNARQGWEGSGRAGLRWTSDALSLRAAAYRGWRLPTLNELYRPFRVGAEVTMANEMLEPERLWGGEVGIDWTQGGTKLSATLFANHLSNAIANVTLAPNLNQRQNLDAIDSKGIEFAAEQRIGPATLRATYAFTDAEVDAKGAAAALDGRKPAQIAKHGGSLSLRGNGSGPLDGFATLRYIGKQNEDDLGLLVLDDALTLDAGLSWRISDAIRIEARGENLFDELVPAAISSAGIVERATPRTLWVGLRATF
- a CDS encoding MarR family winged helix-turn-helix transcriptional regulator gives rise to the protein MAAKKLNLDNFLPYRLSIASNALSERIAAEYQNRFGLKIPEWRLMAILGEGKPKTQRELVEATRMDKVTVNRAAKALADRQLIARQAHEADGRSHHLELTATGRELYDAIVPAALASEARLETNITAAERATLLAILAKLTAAAEDYG
- a CDS encoding HPr-rel-A system PqqD family peptide chaperone, with the translated sequence MADPAYRAAEEGALRIEPLGELAAIFDRRSQQTHLVTQPMPEILAALAGGPCDAEGLAARLADSFDLDGAGDAAAILSERLKELAAMGLVEPA
- a CDS encoding HprK-related kinase A; translated protein: MRHSIRIAVGPVQFRIGSDWGQPIAALERLYAGYPQDDGRPADATVRLYANRPWRRWLRPSVHIGGDYIVPDALPLPLSMGLLAAEMGMNLQVALGWRRHLLLHASAVAREGRSIIMSGASGSGKSTLAALLGEAGWRLMGDEFTLIDPASGDALAFPRAISLKNEAIAEVEARVEPARLGPLLAGTPKGDIRHLIPRADAVAAMHEPVRPAFLLFPQFGGAPAIERIGEGEAFVRLTEASTNYIALGEAGFAALTRLVRETPAFTIAYPDSATGMALVEQLYVEAPR